The Hymenobacter chitinivorans DSM 11115 genome window below encodes:
- a CDS encoding carboxypeptidase-like regulatory domain-containing protein, whose amino-acid sequence MKLTASPFNPQTGELLPVYRDAYLRGDLAHAHTRAVDAYLKTNGHSADDTLRRFYEMKQQGEQVRPVGWVQRQFELIRTEPKRFRQRAAAMVVGGALLGGAVFAGTSLPNEPVEENVVLLPASAEAAEASSALLTMTVRGRILDENGKPLVGATVLQKGTFRGVSTNADGSYSMRVPVGQNTLVYGYGGYTNDEVQISGSSTQNVTLLPRDKAEQKALKKARRWWSL is encoded by the coding sequence ATGAAACTAACCGCTTCTCCTTTTAATCCGCAGACCGGTGAGCTGCTGCCCGTGTACCGGGATGCTTACCTGCGCGGCGACCTGGCCCACGCCCACACCCGGGCCGTGGATGCCTACCTGAAAACCAATGGCCACAGCGCCGACGACACCCTGCGCCGCTTCTACGAAATGAAGCAGCAGGGTGAGCAGGTGCGCCCTGTGGGCTGGGTTCAACGGCAGTTCGAGCTGATCCGGACCGAGCCCAAGCGGTTCCGGCAGCGGGCCGCCGCCATGGTAGTAGGTGGAGCCCTGCTCGGCGGGGCCGTATTTGCCGGCACCAGCCTGCCCAATGAGCCCGTTGAGGAAAACGTAGTGCTGCTGCCCGCCTCCGCCGAGGCCGCCGAAGCATCCAGCGCCCTGCTCACGATGACCGTGCGCGGCCGGATTCTGGACGAGAACGGCAAGCCCCTGGTGGGCGCCACGGTGCTGCAGAAAGGCACGTTCCGGGGCGTGAGCACCAACGCCGACGGGTCGTACTCCATGCGGGTGCCCGTGGGCCAGAACACGCTCGTGTACGGCTACGGTGGCTACACCAACGACGAAGTCCAGATCAGCGGCAGCAGCACCCAGAACGTGACGCTGCTGCCCCGCGACAAAGCCGAGCAGAAAGCCCTGAAAAAGGCGCGGCGCTGGTGGTCGTTGTAA
- a CDS encoding ATP-binding protein → MNSEQILIDFEKSLDVSGEFLRTKWEENSSIEFKKSLHTRSEEVDKSYLTTISGLANNKGGMILFGIENKTRELVGIKPEYENLDNRYFASPIRLGLDGSLDYFFFTGKFLNKVVGFLYVSEAQSKPVIMKVNAEGVVRGEIYFRYSAQTTKIEAADLRRILEEEVNRKLDKTLKAMQKVADIGADRLALLNTESGQVDLINNDNIKAVLSYEALKGLNIIKKGKIVDEEGAAAYTIRGELEIELEDGNDLIEKHILTLTKETEIYESFFSGVCEHPVLMLQQLLYHRGQYSPLYFFINKADLSLTQAKQLLESIDDRNVIPATKDRILERLEKSEYTKQGAIIEEVKHCFTSSEDVYQLINQVKTVLSSGSKNTEQKIARTICLNTLRSKQYLPEEIYKVHSKRAIEAISHLDESFIQNNKTLIINELEHIYNVVRNADVNSIMRKVICNVDKALYETKPELAPIPLETIVP, encoded by the coding sequence ATGAACTCAGAGCAAATACTTATTGACTTTGAAAAATCATTAGATGTTAGTGGAGAATTTCTTCGAACTAAATGGGAAGAAAACTCATCTATAGAGTTTAAAAAAAGCCTCCACACTAGAAGTGAGGAAGTTGATAAATCATATCTAACTACAATATCAGGTTTAGCCAATAACAAAGGAGGAATGATTTTATTCGGCATAGAAAATAAAACAAGAGAACTTGTTGGCATAAAACCTGAGTATGAAAACCTTGATAATAGATATTTCGCATCACCAATACGTCTAGGCCTTGATGGCTCATTAGATTACTTCTTTTTTACGGGAAAGTTTCTCAATAAAGTCGTAGGATTCTTATATGTATCCGAAGCTCAATCCAAGCCTGTTATAATGAAGGTTAATGCAGAAGGTGTAGTTAGAGGCGAAATTTATTTTCGATATTCTGCCCAGACAACTAAAATTGAAGCGGCAGACTTGCGACGAATTTTAGAAGAGGAAGTAAATAGAAAACTAGATAAGACTTTAAAGGCTATGCAGAAAGTCGCTGATATCGGCGCTGACAGATTAGCGCTACTTAATACCGAAAGCGGACAGGTAGACTTAATAAACAATGATAACATAAAGGCTGTATTAAGTTATGAAGCTTTAAAAGGATTAAATATTATCAAAAAAGGTAAAATTGTGGATGAGGAAGGAGCAGCAGCGTATACGATTAGGGGAGAGTTAGAAATAGAACTAGAGGATGGTAATGACTTAATAGAAAAGCATATCCTAACTTTAACTAAAGAGACAGAAATTTATGAATCATTCTTTTCAGGCGTTTGTGAGCATCCAGTATTAATGCTACAGCAATTGCTCTATCATCGAGGTCAATATAGCCCTTTATATTTTTTTATAAACAAGGCTGATTTATCCCTCACACAAGCAAAGCAATTACTTGAAAGTATAGATGACAGGAACGTAATTCCCGCTACTAAGGACAGAATATTGGAGAGATTAGAAAAATCCGAATACACGAAACAAGGAGCAATTATTGAAGAGGTAAAACATTGCTTCACATCTTCAGAAGACGTATATCAACTTATCAACCAAGTTAAAACAGTATTAAGTTCAGGATCGAAGAACACCGAACAAAAAATAGCAAGAACTATATGCTTAAATACATTAAGATCCAAACAATATCTCCCGGAAGAAATATACAAAGTTCATTCAAAAAGAGCAATAGAAGCTATTTCACATCTAGACGAATCATTTATTCAAAATAATAAAACACTTATAATTAATGAGCTTGAACATATATATAACGTGGTGAGAAACGCTGACGTAAATTCAATCATGCGCAAGGTGATATGTAACGTAGATAAGGCACTCTATGAAACAAAGCCTGAATTAGCGCCTATACCGCTAGAAACCATAGTGCCATAA
- a CDS encoding DUF433 domain-containing protein, which yields MNLDVILSDPDILGGTPVFQGTRVPVETLFMHLEKGVSVAEFLDDFPSVRHEQVVQVLAIAEKLFSSPNFRQLYESAA from the coding sequence ATGAACCTCGACGTCATCCTTTCCGACCCCGATATCCTGGGTGGTACCCCGGTATTCCAAGGTACCCGCGTACCCGTTGAAACGCTATTTATGCACCTGGAAAAAGGAGTGTCGGTAGCCGAGTTTCTCGACGACTTTCCTTCCGTGCGGCACGAGCAGGTAGTGCAGGTGCTGGCCATAGCGGAAAAGCTGTTCTCTTCGCCCAACTTCCGGCAGCTCTATGAAAGTGCTGCTTGA
- a CDS encoding EamA family transporter, translating into MPNSTAPSRAAILGAFAIVYLIWGSTYLGIRFAIDSIPPLLMAGSRYLLAGLILYTFMRLRGEAAPSRQGWATAVIIGICLLTFGNGGVTLGEQYIPSGMTSLLVATVPMFLALLGWVSGVAARPTPWVALGLVLGLLGVYLLARTPGVSHVAIPGHEAVGIALVLVAALVWAIGSLYSKKKQAASSPFLAGGMQMICGGLTMLIIGLARGEAHDFSLAAVTPKSWLAYAYLVTLGSIVAFSAYIWLLRAVEPALAGTYAFVNPVVAVLLGWAFAGEQLTVGMLGGAALIVAAVVLVVLGGRQNT; encoded by the coding sequence ATGCCGAACTCTACCGCTCCGTCGCGGGCCGCCATTCTGGGGGCCTTTGCCATCGTCTATCTTATCTGGGGCTCCACTTACCTGGGCATCCGCTTCGCCATCGACAGTATTCCGCCCCTGCTCATGGCCGGCTCGCGCTACTTATTGGCCGGGCTGATTTTGTACACTTTTATGCGGCTGCGGGGCGAGGCGGCGCCTTCCCGCCAGGGCTGGGCCACGGCCGTTATCATCGGCATCTGCCTGCTCACCTTCGGCAACGGCGGCGTCACGCTGGGCGAGCAGTACATTCCCTCGGGCATGACCTCCTTGCTGGTAGCCACCGTGCCGATGTTTCTGGCGCTGCTAGGTTGGGTAAGCGGGGTGGCGGCCCGGCCCACGCCCTGGGTGGCTCTAGGCTTGGTACTGGGCCTGCTGGGCGTGTATTTGCTGGCCCGCACCCCGGGCGTGAGTCACGTGGCCATTCCGGGTCATGAGGCCGTGGGCATTGCCCTGGTGCTGGTGGCGGCCCTGGTATGGGCCATCGGCTCGTTATACTCCAAGAAAAAGCAGGCGGCCTCCTCCCCTTTCCTGGCCGGCGGCATGCAGATGATTTGCGGGGGCCTGACCATGCTCATTATTGGTCTGGCGCGCGGCGAAGCCCATGACTTCAGCCTGGCCGCCGTGACGCCCAAATCCTGGCTGGCGTATGCGTACTTGGTTACGCTGGGCTCCATCGTGGCGTTTTCGGCTTATATCTGGCTGCTGCGGGCCGTGGAGCCCGCCTTGGCGGGCACTTATGCCTTCGTCAATCCGGTGGTGGCCGTGCTGCTGGGCTGGGCCTTCGCCGGCGAGCAGCTTACCGTGGGCATGCTCGGCGGCGCCGCCCTGATTGTGGCCGCTGTGGTATTGGTAGTGTTGGGCGGCCGACAAAACACCTGA
- a CDS encoding AraC family transcriptional regulator has translation MSELIPTYQLQAFATPAGESDPAVYFPDYGGVKPTIPLHQPYRGDYYKISLCLRGRAELKVNLAPFVVTPGCLVLATPDVIKEWGRVSEDYETLSVFFTRDFISTHHAATGKLHFLVAPPTPVLSLASAEAAGIAASFRFLQQKYAAASPQRDNIVKSILGGLLYEIGALYEQPAGSGQHHSSNPGQSRARQLAAGFRQLLQTHCGTERSVQFYAAALCITPKHLTELVKDATGRTASEWIAEAVALEAKALLQNPALTVAQVAQGLQFTDQFAFSRFFKRSTGLSPTAYRQAG, from the coding sequence ATGAGTGAGTTGATTCCCACCTACCAATTGCAGGCCTTTGCCACCCCCGCCGGCGAGTCGGACCCGGCCGTGTACTTCCCCGACTACGGCGGGGTGAAGCCCACCATCCCCCTGCACCAGCCCTACCGGGGCGACTACTACAAGATCAGCCTCTGTCTGCGGGGCCGGGCCGAGCTCAAGGTGAATCTGGCGCCCTTCGTCGTGACGCCGGGCTGCCTGGTGCTGGCCACCCCCGACGTTATCAAGGAGTGGGGCCGGGTGAGTGAGGACTACGAAACGCTGTCCGTCTTTTTCACCCGCGACTTTATCAGCACCCACCACGCGGCCACCGGCAAGCTGCACTTTCTGGTGGCCCCGCCCACCCCCGTGCTGTCCCTGGCTTCGGCCGAGGCGGCCGGTATTGCGGCCTCGTTCCGGTTTTTGCAGCAGAAATACGCCGCCGCCAGCCCCCAGCGCGACAATATCGTGAAGAGCATCCTCGGCGGGCTGCTCTACGAAATCGGGGCCCTCTACGAGCAGCCCGCCGGGTCGGGCCAGCATCATAGCTCTAACCCGGGTCAGAGTCGGGCCCGGCAGCTGGCCGCCGGTTTCCGGCAGCTGCTCCAAACCCACTGCGGCACGGAGCGTAGCGTGCAGTTTTACGCCGCCGCGCTCTGCATTACGCCCAAGCACCTCACCGAGCTGGTCAAGGACGCCACCGGCCGCACCGCCAGCGAGTGGATAGCCGAGGCCGTGGCCCTGGAGGCCAAGGCCCTGCTGCAAAACCCCGCCCTGACCGTGGCCCAGGTGGCCCAGGGCCTGCAGTTTACCGACCAGTTTGCCTTCAGCCGGTTCTTCAAGCGCAGCACCGGCCTCTCGCCCACGGCCTACCGGCAGGCGGGCTAG
- a CDS encoding SDR family oxidoreductase translates to MILVTGATGHLGRAVLDTLLQHTAAHQLAALVRDPAKATDLQARGVSLRVGSYTDPASLAAAMPGIDTVLLISGGGDDDGLQQHQNVIDAARQAGVRRVAYTSRALQDPGTLANELMVRHFQTEDYLKASGLGYILFRNILYMDTLPLFTGPTVLETGINLPGGEGQVSYALRSEMGEAIANVLLQDFTDSRIYHFTGAAAYSFHDVAAALALASGRPVVYHDVAPEVLAARMRERGVPEVAIGRTIGFMTDIKHGQESLVSSDLAAALGRQPTGLLEGIKQLYQL, encoded by the coding sequence ATGATTTTAGTAACCGGCGCCACGGGCCACTTAGGCCGGGCCGTACTCGACACGCTGCTGCAACACACCGCGGCCCACCAACTAGCGGCCCTGGTGCGTGACCCGGCCAAAGCCACCGACCTGCAGGCCCGGGGCGTGAGCCTGCGGGTGGGCAGCTACACCGACCCCGCTTCCCTGGCCGCGGCCATGCCCGGCATCGACACGGTGCTGCTCATCTCCGGCGGGGGCGACGACGACGGCCTGCAGCAGCACCAGAACGTCATCGACGCGGCCCGGCAGGCGGGGGTGCGCCGGGTGGCCTACACCAGCCGGGCCCTGCAAGACCCCGGCACGCTGGCCAACGAGCTGATGGTGCGCCACTTTCAGACCGAAGACTACCTCAAAGCCAGCGGCCTGGGCTACATCCTCTTTCGCAACATTCTCTACATGGACACGCTGCCACTCTTTACCGGCCCCACGGTGCTGGAAACGGGTATCAACCTGCCCGGCGGCGAGGGCCAGGTAAGCTACGCCCTCCGCAGCGAAATGGGAGAGGCCATTGCCAACGTGCTACTCCAGGACTTCACCGACAGCCGCATCTACCACTTTACCGGCGCGGCGGCTTACTCCTTTCACGACGTAGCGGCGGCCCTGGCCCTGGCCTCGGGCCGGCCGGTCGTCTACCACGACGTGGCCCCGGAAGTGCTGGCCGCCCGCATGCGGGAGCGGGGCGTCCCCGAGGTAGCCATCGGGCGCACCATCGGCTTCATGACCGACATCAAGCACGGGCAGGAAAGCCTGGTCAGCTCCGACCTGGCCGCCGCCCTGGGCCGGCAGCCCACCGGCCTGTTGGAGGGCATAAAGCAGCTCTACCAGCTGTAG
- a CDS encoding dienelactone hydrolase family protein — protein sequence MIRTLLFLVLVFCAHTTRAASGFADLKPGPHTVGFRVVQQYDYARAYKGRTDAVTGKPTTGELARPIQTLVWYPAQKSGAPIRYADYLRTEATDDNFTRTDAEAAAFLADKLQWAAAQVGPKHAQQLFDQRMWAVRNAPAATGKFPVVIYAAGGGGTAHEAADLCEYLASHGYVVLASRSLGTRTKDMNFDAEGLDTQARDIQFLLSYAHTLPQADMAHVAAAGWSWGGLANALAATQDSRIDAIVSFDGTKAQEDTKPVSRVRLTVPWLYVQRRSESVRELSAKGMQTTGILLNEAKYADLYHVVMNPMEHVDFSTIGLRFAEPAHFTEYARAEVETAYHWTCRYTLEFLNATLKGDATGQQFLDRTPRQNGVPDHMARLYHLPARPGPVPTQAGFAAALAQDGFGQALEIYRRLQQQEPTFALSEGDLNTWGYQLLREARDLPAARAIFALGTELYPNDANLFDSLGEADEKNQDIQAAITHYRRSLQLNPANHNARQRIQALGPPR from the coding sequence ATGATTCGCACCCTGCTATTCCTTGTTCTGGTTTTCTGTGCCCACACAACTCGGGCGGCCTCGGGTTTTGCTGACCTCAAGCCCGGGCCCCATACCGTGGGCTTCCGCGTGGTGCAGCAGTACGACTATGCCCGGGCCTACAAAGGCCGCACCGATGCCGTAACGGGCAAACCCACGACCGGCGAACTGGCGCGGCCCATCCAAACCCTGGTGTGGTATCCGGCCCAGAAATCAGGGGCCCCCATCCGGTATGCCGATTACCTGCGCACCGAGGCTACCGACGACAACTTCACCCGAACCGATGCCGAAGCCGCCGCCTTCCTGGCCGACAAGCTGCAGTGGGCTGCCGCCCAGGTAGGCCCGAAGCACGCCCAGCAGCTCTTTGATCAGCGCATGTGGGCGGTGCGCAATGCCCCGGCCGCTACGGGCAAGTTTCCGGTGGTAATTTATGCCGCCGGCGGTGGCGGCACCGCCCACGAAGCCGCCGACCTGTGCGAGTATCTCGCCAGCCACGGCTATGTGGTGCTGGCCAGCCGCAGCCTGGGCACGCGCACCAAGGACATGAATTTCGACGCCGAGGGGCTGGATACGCAGGCCCGGGACATCCAGTTCCTGCTGTCTTACGCCCACACCCTGCCCCAGGCTGACATGGCCCACGTGGCCGCCGCGGGCTGGAGCTGGGGCGGGCTGGCCAATGCCCTGGCGGCCACGCAAGACTCGCGCATTGACGCCATCGTCAGCTTTGATGGGACCAAAGCCCAGGAAGACACCAAACCCGTGTCGCGCGTGCGCCTGACCGTGCCGTGGCTCTATGTGCAGCGCCGTTCCGAATCGGTGCGGGAGCTGAGCGCCAAAGGCATGCAAACGACGGGCATTCTACTCAACGAAGCCAAGTACGCGGACCTCTACCACGTGGTCATGAACCCGATGGAGCACGTCGACTTTTCGACCATCGGACTGCGCTTTGCTGAGCCGGCGCACTTCACGGAGTATGCCCGCGCGGAGGTGGAAACGGCCTACCACTGGACCTGCCGCTACACCCTCGAATTCCTCAACGCTACCCTAAAGGGCGACGCCACCGGCCAGCAGTTTCTGGACCGTACGCCCCGGCAAAATGGCGTCCCAGACCATATGGCCCGCCTTTACCACCTGCCCGCCCGGCCCGGCCCCGTGCCCACGCAGGCCGGTTTCGCGGCGGCCCTGGCTCAGGATGGTTTTGGCCAGGCCCTGGAAATCTACCGCCGCCTGCAGCAGCAAGAGCCGACGTTTGCCTTGTCGGAAGGCGACTTGAACACCTGGGGCTATCAGCTCCTGCGCGAGGCCCGCGACCTGCCCGCCGCCCGGGCCATCTTCGCCCTGGGCACCGAGCTCTACCCCAACGACGCCAATCTGTTCGACAGCCTGGGCGAAGCCGACGAGAAAAACCAGGACATCCAAGCCGCCATTACCCACTACCGCCGCTCCCTGCAGCTCAACCCCGCCAACCACAACGCCCGGCAGCGCATCCAAGCCCTTGGCCCCCCGCGGTAA
- the lpdA gene encoding dihydrolipoyl dehydrogenase: MNQYDVTVIGSGPGGYVAAIRCAQLGFKTALIEKYPTLGGTCLNVGCIPSKALLDSTEHFHNAGHTFKEHGIELSDLQINMNQLIDRKNGVVKANTDGIQFLMKKNKIEVLRGVGSFVDKNHIKITPTEGGEEQQIETKHVIIATGSKPTVLPFIAQDKERIITSTEALNIREVPKHMIVIGGGVIGLEMASVYARLGAKVSVVEFMDSLIPTMDRALGKELKRILGKIGIEFFLSHKVTGATREGDAVTVTATNPKGEEVKFEGDYCLVAVGRVPYTAGLNLEAAGIEMEERGRIKVDEHLQTSVPGIYAIGDVIRGAMLAHKAEEEGVFVAETLAGQKPHVNYLLIPGVVYTWPEVAGVGYTEEQLKEQGKAYKTGNFPFRASGRARASMDLDGFVKVLADKETDEILGVHMIGPRIADLIAEAVTAMEFRASAEDVARMSHAHPTYAEAMKEACLAATENRAIHM, translated from the coding sequence ATGAACCAATACGACGTTACCGTCATCGGCTCCGGCCCCGGCGGGTATGTGGCAGCCATCCGCTGCGCCCAGCTCGGCTTCAAAACGGCGCTGATTGAGAAATATCCCACCCTGGGCGGCACCTGCCTCAACGTGGGCTGCATCCCGAGCAAGGCCCTGCTCGACTCCACCGAGCACTTCCACAATGCCGGCCACACCTTCAAGGAGCACGGCATTGAGCTCAGCGACCTGCAAATCAACATGAACCAGCTCATCGACCGCAAAAACGGGGTGGTGAAGGCCAATACTGACGGCATCCAGTTCTTGATGAAGAAGAACAAGATCGAGGTGCTGCGCGGCGTGGGCTCGTTTGTTGACAAAAACCACATCAAGATTACGCCCACCGAGGGCGGCGAGGAGCAGCAGATTGAGACCAAGCACGTCATCATCGCCACCGGCTCCAAGCCCACGGTGCTGCCCTTCATTGCCCAGGACAAGGAGCGCATCATCACTTCCACCGAGGCCCTGAACATCCGCGAAGTGCCCAAGCACATGATTGTCATCGGCGGCGGCGTAATCGGCCTGGAAATGGCTTCCGTGTACGCCCGCCTCGGCGCCAAAGTGTCGGTGGTAGAGTTTATGGACTCGCTGATTCCGACCATGGACCGCGCCCTGGGCAAAGAGCTCAAGCGCATCCTGGGCAAAATCGGCATCGAGTTCTTCCTGAGCCACAAGGTGACCGGCGCTACCCGTGAGGGCGACGCCGTGACCGTGACGGCGACCAACCCCAAGGGCGAGGAAGTGAAGTTCGAGGGCGACTACTGCCTGGTGGCCGTGGGCCGGGTGCCCTACACCGCCGGCCTCAACCTGGAAGCCGCCGGCATCGAAATGGAAGAGCGCGGCCGCATCAAGGTCGATGAGCACCTGCAAACCTCCGTGCCCGGCATCTACGCCATCGGCGACGTGATTCGCGGCGCCATGCTGGCCCACAAGGCCGAGGAAGAAGGCGTGTTCGTGGCTGAAACCCTCGCGGGCCAGAAGCCCCACGTCAACTACCTGCTGATTCCGGGCGTGGTCTACACCTGGCCCGAAGTGGCCGGCGTGGGCTACACCGAAGAGCAGCTCAAGGAGCAGGGCAAAGCCTACAAAACCGGCAACTTCCCCTTCCGCGCCTCGGGCCGCGCCCGCGCCTCCATGGACCTCGACGGCTTCGTGAAAGTGCTGGCCGACAAGGAAACCGACGAAATCCTGGGCGTCCACATGATTGGCCCCCGCATCGCCGACCTCATTGCCGAGGCCGTGACGGCCATGGAGTTCCGCGCCTCGGCCGAGGACGTGGCCCGCATGAGCCACGCCCACCCCACCTACGCCGAAGCCATGAAGGAAGCCTGCCTCGCCGCCACCGAGAACCGGGCGATTCATATGTAA
- a CDS encoding M1 family metallopeptidase codes for MFRTLLFLTAFLGLSSAASAQLLQAKSGASRADSLRGTLTPLRTCYDINYYHLDVTLNIDDRSLSGSNLFRFTATQDFTRLQFDLFANLTVEKVVYKGQSLPFTREANAVFVTFAQPIKAGSRDEFTVFYSGKPRVAERAPWDGGLVFTKDANGKPWVATAVQGLGASAFWPNKDHQADEVDSMLISVTVPQGLTDVSNGRLRKTTKLKGGLTRFDWAVRNPINNYDVALNVGDYTKFTDSYDGEKGRLSLEYWVLRENLAKAKTHFAANVKPMLKSLESWFGPYPFYEDGYKLVDAPHLGMEHQSAVAYGNKYQNGYLGHDRSATGWGLKWDFIIIHESGHEWFGNNITSKDIADMWIHESFTTYSEALFTESQFGKPAGQEYLHGQRRNIQNDGPIIGPYGVNQEGSGDMYDKGSNLLNMVRTIVNDDQKWRQILRGLGQQFYHQTVTTEQIVGYLNQQSGKNLTKVFDQYLRYGSIPTLEIRQEEGKVLARWVANVPDFDMPVRVRVKGGQYGFIQPSTRFQEISLPGATKDNLEVDTFNYYIGVLVD; via the coding sequence ATGTTTCGAACCCTTCTTTTCCTGACGGCCTTCCTGGGCCTGAGCTCCGCCGCCTCGGCCCAGCTGCTGCAAGCCAAGTCCGGTGCCTCCCGCGCCGACTCCCTGCGCGGCACGCTCACGCCCCTGCGCACCTGCTACGACATCAACTACTACCACCTCGACGTCACGCTCAACATCGACGACCGGTCATTGAGCGGCTCTAACCTGTTCCGCTTCACGGCCACCCAGGACTTCACCCGCCTGCAGTTCGATTTGTTTGCCAATCTGACGGTGGAAAAAGTGGTGTACAAAGGCCAGAGCCTGCCCTTTACCCGGGAAGCCAATGCCGTGTTCGTCACCTTTGCCCAGCCGATTAAAGCCGGCAGCCGGGACGAATTCACGGTGTTTTACTCGGGTAAGCCCCGGGTGGCCGAGCGTGCCCCTTGGGACGGCGGCCTAGTGTTTACCAAGGACGCCAACGGCAAGCCCTGGGTAGCTACGGCCGTGCAAGGCCTGGGCGCCAGCGCCTTCTGGCCCAACAAAGACCACCAGGCCGACGAGGTAGACTCCATGCTCATCAGCGTGACGGTGCCCCAGGGACTGACGGACGTCTCGAACGGGCGGCTGCGCAAAACCACCAAGCTCAAGGGCGGCCTGACCCGCTTCGACTGGGCCGTGCGCAACCCCATCAACAACTACGACGTGGCCCTGAACGTGGGCGACTACACCAAATTTACCGACAGCTACGATGGCGAGAAGGGCCGGCTCAGCCTGGAATACTGGGTGCTGCGCGAGAACCTGGCCAAGGCCAAAACGCACTTTGCGGCCAACGTGAAGCCGATGCTTAAGTCGCTGGAGTCGTGGTTTGGGCCCTATCCATTTTATGAGGACGGCTACAAGCTCGTGGATGCGCCCCACCTGGGCATGGAGCACCAGAGCGCCGTGGCCTACGGCAACAAGTACCAGAACGGCTACCTGGGCCACGACCGGTCGGCCACGGGCTGGGGGTTGAAGTGGGACTTTATCATCATCCACGAGAGTGGGCACGAGTGGTTCGGCAACAACATCACCTCCAAGGACATTGCCGATATGTGGATTCACGAGTCGTTTACTACGTATTCCGAGGCCCTGTTCACCGAAAGCCAGTTTGGCAAGCCCGCCGGCCAGGAGTACCTGCACGGGCAGCGGCGCAACATCCAGAACGACGGCCCCATCATCGGGCCCTACGGCGTCAACCAGGAAGGCTCGGGCGACATGTACGACAAGGGCTCCAACCTGCTCAACATGGTCCGCACCATCGTCAACGACGACCAGAAGTGGCGGCAGATTCTGCGGGGCCTGGGCCAGCAGTTCTACCACCAGACGGTTACCACGGAGCAAATCGTGGGCTACCTCAACCAGCAGAGCGGCAAGAACCTAACGAAGGTATTCGACCAGTACCTGCGCTACGGCAGCATCCCGACCCTGGAAATCCGGCAGGAGGAAGGCAAGGTGCTGGCCCGCTGGGTGGCCAACGTGCCCGATTTCGACATGCCCGTGCGGGTACGCGTCAAAGGCGGGCAGTACGGCTTCATTCAGCCCAGTACCCGCTTCCAGGAAATCAGCCTGCCCGGCGCCACCAAGGACAACCTCGAAGTCGACACGTTCAATTACTACATCGGCGTACTGGTAGACTAG
- a CDS encoding SgcJ/EcaC family oxidoreductase: MEKNAQSARHQIQLLLDQLSAAWKAGDGAQFAASFTEDADYVVFDGSHLRGRAAIAQAHQELFEGLMRGSELVGGSITDFQLLSPTVALLHSVGAVRMRWQKKAPTGRNSIQTLVAIEEESGSWKLAAFQNTRIAPPGLLTKLFLRLMK; this comes from the coding sequence ATGGAAAAGAATGCTCAAAGTGCCCGTCACCAAATCCAACTATTGCTCGACCAGTTAAGCGCGGCCTGGAAAGCCGGTGACGGTGCACAATTCGCCGCCAGCTTCACCGAGGATGCCGACTATGTTGTCTTCGACGGCAGCCACCTGCGCGGCCGCGCCGCTATTGCGCAGGCTCATCAGGAGTTGTTTGAGGGTCTGATGCGGGGCTCCGAGCTGGTGGGCGGCTCTATCACTGACTTTCAGCTGTTGTCCCCCACCGTGGCCCTGCTGCATAGCGTCGGGGCCGTTAGAATGCGCTGGCAAAAGAAGGCCCCGACGGGCCGTAACTCCATTCAGACCCTGGTAGCTATTGAAGAGGAAAGCGGCAGCTGGAAGTTGGCGGCCTTCCAGAATACCCGAATTGCGCCGCCGGGCCTCCTGACAAAGCTGTTCTTACGCCTAATGAAGTAA
- a CDS encoding group III truncated hemoglobin yields MKTSATLPDIRTEGDIKTLVDTLCSKATNDTLLGARFGAAARIHWPHYLTTQYRYWSSTLLGQGTQEGEPLPEQLALPTSGPHIEHWVKLFSSAVEECFSGSKAEEAKKLARQMATRLSLSRSRELPVD; encoded by the coding sequence ATGAAAACATCTGCTACGCTCCCCGACATTCGTACCGAAGGCGACATCAAGACTTTGGTCGACACGCTGTGCTCCAAAGCTACCAACGACACGCTGTTAGGAGCCCGTTTCGGCGCGGCGGCCCGGATTCACTGGCCTCACTACCTCACCACCCAGTACCGCTACTGGAGCAGCACGCTGCTGGGCCAGGGCACTCAGGAAGGTGAGCCCCTGCCCGAGCAGCTGGCCCTACCCACCAGCGGCCCTCACATCGAGCATTGGGTGAAGCTCTTTTCTTCCGCCGTCGAAGAGTGCTTCTCGGGCTCCAAAGCCGAAGAAGCCAAGAAACTGGCCCGCCAGATGGCCACCCGCCTCAGTCTGAGCCGCTCCCGCGAGCTGCCCGTCGACTAA